The Stenotrophomonas sp. ASS1 genome segment GGGCCAGCGCCCGCGCCGCTGACTTCACACTCGCTTCAAATTCGCCACAAACCCTGCTCACTGCGGCGGTCCATCCTGCAGCCCTCTCCAACGAGGATGGACCATGAAATCCCTGAAGATGCTGCTGCGGTTCGCCATTGTCGGCGGGCTGATCCTGCTGCTGCTGGTGCCGCTGACGATGATCCGCGGGGTCATCAACGAACGTAGCGCGTACCGCGACGAGGCCTTCTCACGGGTGGCCGACAGCCGCGCCGGTGCACAGCAGCTGGTGGGCCCGGTGCGGGTGGTGCCGTGGGTGGAACGCAAGCAGGTTGAACTGGTCGACCCGCTGGGCGTCAAGAAGACCGAGGTGCAGGTCACCGAGGGGCACTGGCTGCAGATGCCGGCGTCGCTGGAGGTGGGCGGCGAGATGCTGCCGAGCCAGCGTGAGGTCGGCCTGTTCAAGGTGCCGGTATACAGCTGGAACGGCCAGATGAAGGCGACGTTCGCTGCAGACGACTATCCGGTGAAGGCCGGCCGCAGCTACGGCCAGCCGTATGTGGCGGTGGGCATTTCCGATGTGCGTGGCCTGGTCGGTACGCCGAACCTGCGCGTGGATGGCAAGCAGCTGCGCCTGCTGCCGGGGGTTGGTGCGGCCAGCGAGGTGGGGCGAGGCCTGCATGCGCCGGTGGCCGGTTTCGCCGCGGAACAGGGCGGTACGCTGGCTGCCAGCACTGTCGAACTCGAGCTGCGCCTGGATGGCAGCCGCATGCTGTCGGTGGTGCCGGTGGGCGATGACACCAAGATCGCACTGCGTTCGAGCTGGCCGCATCCGTCGTTCAGCGGCGCCTTCCTGCCCAACGAACGTCGCGTCGACGCACAGGGCTTCGATGCGCGCTGGGCGGTGTCTTCGCTGGCCTCCGATGCACAACGACAGCTGCGCAATGATGGTGCGGTCGAGTCGCAGGCGGTGACGGTGTCGCTGGTTGATCCGGTCGATGCCTACACCCAGGCCGACCGTGCCTCGAAATACGGCGTGCTGTTCGTGCTGCTCACCTTCGTCGGCTTCATCCTGTTCGAGCTGATCAGGTCACTGCGCATCCACCCGCTGCAGTACCTCATGGTGGGCCTGGCGCTGGCGATCTTCTTCCTGCTGCTGATCAGCCTGTCCGAGCACATCGCGTTCTGGAAGGCCTACCTGGTTTCGGCGGTGGCCTGTATTGGCCTGCAGGCGGTGTACCTGGCCAACGTGCTGGGCCACTGGAAGCGCGGCCTCGGCTTCGCTGCGCTGCTGACCGTGTTGTATGGCGCGCTGTATGGCCTGCTGGTGTCGGAGAACAACGCGCTGCTGATGGGTTCGCTGCTGCTGTTCGTGATCCTGGCGCTGGCGATGTGGGTGACCCGCCGGGTGGACTGGTACGCGCTTGGCGCGGAACTGAAGTAAGGAGCACGTCATGAGCTGGCGCCAGGGATTGCGGCAACGGGCACGGCAGGGCATTCCGGCCCTGCTGGAAGTGGATGCGCTGCTGCAGGCACATGGCGTGCTGGCGGCCCTGCCGGGGGCACGGATCGCCCCCGGTCTGGTCCGCTTCCAGCTGGCAGCGGTGACCTGCGAGGGATTGCAGGGCCAGGGACTGGCCTGGCTGCACGGCGCGCGGCAGGGACGCGGCGCGCTGGCTGGCCGGGTGCCGCACTACCGGCCATGGAAGGCCGGGGCGGAGGCGCTGGCCGAGATCGGCATCGGCGGCCTGCCCGAGGACTGGCCCGCGCATGCGGCGGTGTACGGCTGCAGCAGCATCGACCGGCGGCACTGGTTGCTGCTGCTGCCGGAACGGGCGCAGTTGTGGCTGGGATGGAGTGGATGAGGTGGCGTGGCAGGTGCGAACCAACCACTCTCCTGTGGCTGCGAACCAACCACCTCTCCTGTGGGTGCGAACCTTGGTTCGCACGCTTCCGCGCTGTCCATGACCGATGGGACGGTATCGGCGCGCCCCTGCTGGCTAGACTCGATGGGTTGATGATCGAGCCGAAGGGCAGGGGTGCGATGTGATGAAGTGGGGCATGCTGGCGGTCGCGCTGGCGATGGGTGGCAATGCAGGCGCGCAGCAGCGCGAGCCGGTGGACCTGGACATGGTCAGCCGCATCCGCCAGGAGGCCTTCCACCGTTCGCAGGTGATGGACACCTTCAGCTACCTCACCGAACGCATCGGCCCGCGACTGACCAATTCGCCGGCGATGGGCCGCGCCAATGCGTGGACCCGCGGCAAGTTCAACGAATGGAAGCTGGACAACGTCCACGACGAAGCCTTCGACGACTTCGGGCGCGGCTGGGAGTTCACCTCGGCCAGCGTGGAGATGCTGGGGGACCGTGTACAGCCGCTGCATGCACTGCCGAAGGCGTGGACGCCGGGCACCAAGGGACCGGTTGAAGGCGAACTGGTGCAGGTCGAGATCAAGAAGCCCGAGGACATCGAGAAGTACCGCGGCAAGCTGCGCGGCAAGATCCTGCTGCTGGGCGAGGCGCGCGAGTACAAGCGCGGCACCGAGGCGGATTCGCACCGCCACGACGCCACCTCGCTGGAGGGCCTGCAGGAGTTCACCCTGCCCAAGGACAAGGACGCCACCGCCGAGCGTGCGAAGCGGGTCAAGGAATACCAGGAACGCCAGCAGCTGGCGACCAAGGTCAATGCGTTCTTCGTGGAAGAAGGCGCGCTGGCCTCGATCAGCATCAGCAGCTGGGACAACGGCATCATCCGCGTTGCCGGCGGCGGCTCGCGCAAGGCCGGTGAGTCGGTGGGCATTCCCGAGCTGGCGATGATCAGCGAGCACTTCAATCCGCTGGTGCGCGCGCTGGAGGCCAAGCAGACCGTGCGCCTGCGCGTGGATGTGGCCGCGCGCTTCACCGACGAGGCCGACCAGCCGGGTTACAACACGCTGGCCGAGATCCGTGGCAGCAGCAGGCCCGATGAAGTGGTGATGATCGGCGCGCACCTGGATTCCTGGCACAGTGGTACCGGTGCGGCCGACAACGCGGCCGGCGTGGCGGTGATGATGGAAGCGATGCGCATCCTCAAGGCCACCGGCGCCAAGCCCAAGCGCACCATCCGCGTGGCGCTGTGGAGCGGCGAGGAGCAGGGCCTGATCGGCTCGCAGGCCTATGTGGCCAAGCACTTCGGCCGTTTCCCGGAACCCACCGACCCGGCGCAGAAGGCGCTGCCGGCCTCGCTGCGCGAGCCGACCGGCGCGCTGCAGAAGACCCGCGACTACGGCAAGTTCCAGGTCTACTTCAACATGGACAACGGCTCGGGCCGCTTCCGTGGCATCTATGCACAGGAAAACCTGGCGGCGATGCCGATCTTCGAAGCCTGGCTGGCCCCGTTCCATGACGTCGGCGCCACCACCGTGGCCACCCGCAACACCGGCAGCACCGACCACATCAGCTTCGACCGCATCGGCCTGCCGGGCTTCCAGTTCATCCAGGACCGGCTGGACTACTTCACCAACGTCCACCACAGCCACCTGGACACCTGGGACCACGCCGAACCGGAAGACCTGAAGCAGGCCGCAGCCATCGTCGCCTCGTTCGCCTACAACGCCGCGATGCGCGAGCAGTCCTTCCCCCGCAAGGTAGAACCGTAAAAGGGGACGGAGGGGATTAAGTCGTTTCTCCCATCCGTTTCACGGTTGCAGGCCCAGCGGCTGGGCAATCGCGACTTAATCCCCTCCGTCCCCTTTTTCCGTCGGGGGCGGCGGGCTGGTAAAATCGGGGGATTCCCGTTCCTCGAGCCGTCCATGACCTGCCGCACCCGCTTCGCCCCCAGCCCCACCGGTTACCTGCACATCGGCGGTGCCCGCACCGCGCTGTACTGCTGGCTGGAGGCCCGCCACCGTGGCGGCGAGTTCGTGCTGCGCATCGAGGACACCGACCGTGAACGCAGCACCCAGGGCGCGATCGACGCGATCCTGGAGGCGATGGAGTGGCTGGGCCTGGACTATGACGAAGGCCCGATCTACCAGACCGACCGCGTCGCCCGTTACATGGAAGTGGCCGAGCAGCTGGTGGCCGACGGCAAGGCGTACTACGCCTATGAGACCCGCGAAGAGCTGGACGCGATGCGCGAGGCCGCCATGGCCAGGCAGGAAAAGCCGCGCTACAACGGCGCTGCACGCGAACTGGGCCTGCCGCGCAAGGACGACCCGAACCGCGTCATCCGCTTCAAGAACCCGCTGGAAGGCACGGTGGTGTTCGACGACCTGATCAAGGGCCGCATCGAGATCGCCAACAGCGAGCTGGATGACATGGTCATCTTCCGCCCGGACGGCTACCCCACCTACAACTTCGCGGTGGTGGTGGACGACTGGGACATGGGCATCACCGAGGTCATCCGCGGCGACGACCACATCAACAACACCCCGCGCCAGATCAACCTGTACGAAGGCATCGGCGCGCCGGTGCCGAAGTTCGGCCACATGCCGATGATCCTCGACGAGCAGGGCGCCAAGCTGTCCAAGCGCACCGGCGCGGCCGACGTGATGCAGTACAAGGACGCCGGCTACCTGCCGGACGCGCTGCTGAGCTACCTGGCCCGCCTGGGCTGGTCGCACGGTGACCAGGAGCTGTTCAGCCGCCAGGAGCTGATCGACCTGTTCGACGTGAAGGACTGCAACTCCAAGGCCTCGCGCTTGGACATGGCCAAGCTGGGCTGGGTCAACCAGCACTTCCTGAAGACCGAGGACGTGGCCGCGATCGTGCCGCACCTGGTCTACCAGCTGCAGAAGCTGGGCCTGGACGTGGCCGCCGGCCCCGCCCCGGAGGACGTGGTGATCGCCCTGCGTGAACGCGTGCAGACCCTGAAGGAAATGGCCGAGAAGGCCGTGGTCTGGTACCAGCCGCTGACCGAGTACGACGAAGCGGCGGTGGCCAAGCACTTCAAGGCCGGTGCCGAAGTGGCGCTGGGCAAGGCCCGCGAGCTGCTGGCCGCCCTGCCGGAATGGACCGCCGAGTCGGTGGGCGTCGCCCTGCACGACGCGGCCGCAGCGTTGGAAATCGGCATGGGCAAGGTGGCCCAGCCGCTGCGCGTGGCCATCACCGGCACCCAGGTCAGTCCTGACATTTCCCATACCGTTTACCTGGCCGGCCGCGAGCAGGCCTTGAAACGCATTGATGTGGCCATCACCAAGGTAGCAACGGCCTGAGGCATCCTTGCCAGGCCCGAACCGGAGAACACGCATGCCCGCCAAGACCGCCACTGCCTGTACCGCCCCGCACCACCACGTCCACGACGCATCGGATTTCGTGGCGGTGGTCGAGCGCGTCTCGCGCGAACGCGGGCTGCGCCTGACCCCGATCCGCGCCAATGTGCTGAAGCTGATCGCCGAGGCCGGCAAGCCGGTCAAGGCCTACGAGCTGCTGGAATGGGTGCGCAACGGCAAGGGCGTGGGCGCCGATGCCCCGCCCACCGTGTACCGCGCGCTGGACTTCCTGATGGCCAATGGCTTCGTGCACAAGTTGGAATCGGTGAATGCCTTCGTGGCCTGCCACCATCCCAGCAGTGCCGCGCACTCGGTGCCGTTCCTGATCTGCAACAGCTGCCACAGTGCTGTGGAGCTGGAAGACCGCGAGATCGTCACCCAGCTGGAGAAGCGCGCCAAGGAGCTGGGCTTCCAGCCGCAGGCGCAGACCCTGGAAGTGCACGGCCTCTGCGCGCGCTGCGCGGGCTGAGTCGCGGCGCGTACCCGGACTGAGCCGTACGCTCAGTCCCGGGCGGCGTGCTCTTTCAGACGCTTCAGGACGCTGCGCTGTGCGTCGACCAGCACAGGGTCGTCCACCCGCAACTGCTCGACCCAGGCGAGCGCTGGTACCGGGTCGGCACGGCGCACGAAATACAGTGCCTGCGCCAGGAAATGCACATTGGGCACCCTGGCGTCCCAGATGAGCTTGGCGATACGCAGCATCGACGCCTGCATGCCGGGTGTAACCTCAACGCCGGTCTTCCCCGAAAGCGCGGTATTGAGGCAGTAAAGCGCCTGGCAGGGCAGATCACGCGGTGTGCCCGCACGCGACCAGTCAGCGCGTTCGGCAAAGTCCAGCAGGATGGCAATGGCGGCGGGGCCACTCACATCGGCCAGTGTGCCGAGCGCGAACACTGCCAGCTGGGGGTCACCCAGCATATCGCGCAGACCTTCCACGCCCTGGCGTCCCCAGGCGGTGCAGGCCTTGGCCCAGCCGCCGAACGGTACGACCCGGCTACCATCGCCCAGCAGGCCATCATCCGGCCAACCGTGCAGTATCCGCAGCCGCTCAATCTCCTCGCCACCTTCGGCGCCGTGCTCCTGCACGAAGGCGATCAGATCTTCCGCTTCCAGCGTGTCCTTGGCCGCCCGCCTGGCCAGTGTCGTGAATTTCATCGTCTTCCAGCGATCCTGATCCAGATCCGCAACGGTAGCGGATCAATGGGGTGAAGGCAGCCAGCAGCCTGCACCCTAGTCCATCGGCTTGGACCGGGTATCCACCCGCACGATCACCGACATGCCGGGCCGCAGCTGCGCGGCCAGCGTCTGGCCTTCATTGATCGATATCCGCACCGGCAGCCGCTGCACCACCTTGGTGAAGTTGCCGCTGGCGTTGTCCGGGCGCAGCACGCTGAACTCCGAACCTGTGGCGGGTGCGATCTCCTGCACGCGGCCGCGCAGCACCTGGCCCTGGAACGCGTCCACCGAGAACGTGGCCGGCTGGCCGATCGCCATGCCCCAGGTCTGGCCTTCCTTGTAGTTGGCCACCACCCACAGCGTGTCAGGCACCAGGAACAGCAGCTGCGAACCGGCGGTGACGTACTGGCCCACGCGCACGCTGGCTTCGCTGATCTGGCCGTCGCGCGGTGCGTGAATCACCGTGTTGGCCAGGTCGATGCGCGCCAGCTCCAGCTGCGCCTGCGCGCTTTCCACCTGGGCCTCCAGGCTCTTGCGCGCCACCTGGGTCGAGACCAGCGTTTCCTCGGCGATGCGGATCTGCGCCTGCGACTGCTGCACGCTGGCCTGTGCCGAGGCCTGGGTGGTGCGGAACTTGTCGCGGTCGTTGACCGACACCAGTTGCTGCGCAGCCAGTTCCTCGTAGCGTTTCAATTCATTGCGCGAACGCTGCAGCTCGGCCTGGCCGGCCGACAGTGTGGCGTGCGCCGAAGCGATCTGCGCACGGTTCTGTGCCTGCGACTGGTCCGAGTTGGCCAGTGCCGCACGTGCGCTGTCCAGGGTTGCCTGCGCCTGAGCGACACGCTGCGTGTAGATGCGGTCATCGATGCGCAGCAGCGGCTCGCCCTCCCTCACGTGCTGGAAGTCCTTCACCAGCACCTCGGTCACGTAGCCGTTCACCTGTGGCGCCATCACCGTGATCTGCCCGCGCACATAGGCGTTGTCGGTCACCATCACGCTGCTGGTGAACGGCCACAGGTGCCAGGCGCGCAGGATCAGCGCAATGCCCAGCAAGGCCACCACCACCATCACCACCACGCTGCGCGCGCTGGGCTTGAGGTACTTCGGCGCGGCAGCCGGTGCCGCGGGCGTGGGCGCAGGCGCCGCATCGGTCGGCGGCGGTGGAGTGACGTTGTCGGCGTCGATGTCGTCGGGGCGGGGCGGGACGGGAGGCATGGAGGAGGACTCAGCGGGGCGCGGCCGGCGTGACCGCAGCGGGGGAAGTGGGGTGGCGCTTGCGCCATTGCTTGAGCACGGCGGTGCGCAGCGACAGCAGCAGCAACCAGCCCAGGAAGCCGATCGCCAGCCAACCGCTCAGCGTGAACACATCATTGAAGCCACGCACGTTGGCTTCGCGGCGCGTGGTCTGCGCCAGCTGCGCGCTGCCCTGCGCGCTGCGCAGCACCGGGTCGGTGATCTGTGCGCTGTACAGCTGCTGCTGGATGCGCAGGCGCTGCGCCACCACCGGGTCGGCCGGGTCGAGCTGGCTGGTCAACGCGCTGGAGTACAGCTGCTCGCGGTGCAGCTGGAAGGTACCCAGCACCGCCGAACCGGCCAGGCCGCCCAGCGTCTGGGTGATCGACAGCGTCACCAGGAAGGTGATCATGTGGTCCACGCCCTGTTTCAGCGCGGCGGAAATGCCGAGCATGATCAACGGGCCCATGAACATGCCGGCACCGACCGAGGCCAGGAACTGGCTGACGTAGAAGTCGTGCGGTCGATCCATGCTGGTGCGGTGCTGATCGAAGAAGGCGGCAGCGCCGAGCAGCAGGATCGCCATCAGCAGCTGGGCGATCAGCCGCTTCGGGCCGAAGGTCAGCGAGGCACCGGCGATGCCGGTGACCACGCCCGCGAGGATCACTACGAACAGCGGGCGCATCTGGTCCGGGCCCATGCCCAGCGTGCGCATCAGGTTGACCACGCCATAGGACTGCTCGGTGGTCAGGAAGCGGATCAGGAACGCGCCGACGATGAAGTGCAGCACCGGCAGCTTCGACAGCCAGCGGATCTGCAGCAGTGGATTGCGCCGGTAGTGTTCGATGATGAAGGCAGTGGTGGAGAGCACGATCGAGGCGACCAGCGCCCAGCCCAGCCATGGCGTGTTGAGCCACCAGCGGGTGTAGCCCTGCGCCAGCACGATCACCAGCAGTGCGACGGCCGGTGCAAGCAGGGCGAACGTGAGGAAGTCCAGCGGTTCGAACGCCTTCACCTGGATGCCGGGCGGCAGCTTCAGCACCACCACTGCCGCGAACGCGCACAGTGCCAGCCCGGCTTCGAATGAGTAGAGCTGGTGCCATTGGCCGGTATCGACCAGGCCTGGTGAAACGATCCAGGCGATCGGCACCGCCAGCTGCGAAAGGCCGACGCCGACCACCAGCAGATTGCCGGTAAAGCGGCGCGGCAGCGCCTGCAGCATGTACAGCGTGCCCAGTGTCGAACAGGCCGCACCCGCGAAGCCGCTGGCGGCGCGGGTCAGCATCGTGGTCTCGAAGCTGCCGACGAACAGATGCAGGACGGCCAGAGCTGCGTACAGCCCCAGCCCGATCTCGGCGAACAGGCGGATGCCGTACTGCTGGCGGAACTTGAAGGCCAGCAGGTTGGCCGTGACGTTGACCATTGCATAGGCCGCCACCAGCCAGCTGCCCTGGGTCGGCGTCAGTGCCAGCTGGCCCTGCAGGAAGGGCAGGTTGGCGGTGACCAGTGCATTGCCAAGACCGCCGGTAATCGCCACCAGCAGCGACACCAGTGCATAGGCCACGCGTCGATACGGTGGGTGCCAGGGCATCGACGCCGAACCGGGCATGGTCGGCTTCTCGTGCTCCTCCCAATCCGGAACCGGCTTCAGATACGGCTGGACCATCAGCGGGCCTCGCTGGTTGCTCCCTGGAGACCCCCGCGCAGCAGCTGCAGGGCACGCCCGGCCAGGTGGGCGCGCTCGTCGCGGGTCTTGCCGCGCAGGGCTGCGCCCAGCATGCCCGAGATCAGTGAAATGTCCGTCTTCTCCAGGTCGGCACGGCACAGTCCGGCGGCCTTGGCACGGGCGATCGGTGCTTCCAGCAGATCGCGCACGGTCTCGCGCGCGGTGCGCATGGCTGGCACGTCCGAATCCACCGCGCGCCAGTAATCGGCCAGTGCCGGCGAATCGATGATGCGCTGGGCCATGCCTTCGAACACCTCGAACAGGGCATCGTCGCGGTCGCCGAGCTGCTCGACCTGGCGCCGGATACGGTCGACCGTACGTTGCAGCAGTGCCTGGATCAGCGCGGTGCGGTCGGGGAAGTTGCGGTACAGGGTGGCGCGGCCCACCTGGGCGCGTTCGACCACCAGATCCAGCGGGGCGGTGACACCGTGTTGGCCGAACACATGATCGGCGGCGTCGAGGATGAGGGCACGGCGGGCAGCAGCATCGGCACGTTGGGCAGTCATGGAATTATTTTCGGACAAAAGTGTCCGATTGGCGAGACTTTGAGTGACGGGATTGTCCGCTTGTTGTGGTACGCACATCTTTGTGACGAATGCGTGATGGATGTTGCACAAAGAGATGGGGGCCAGAAGGCCCCCATCGGATCTGCTTGCATTGGATCCACGCCATGCGTGGGCTGAGGCTGGGGTCAGAACCCATTCCTCTGGAATGGGATCCGACTCCACTACGCGATCAGAAGAACGCGCGGATGCCGAATGCGACACCACGGCCCGGCAGCGGCGAGTAATCACGCAGCAGCGAGGTATGCGGACGCACTTCGCGGTTGGTCAGGTTGCTGCCATCCAGGAACACTTCGTAGCTGTTGCTCGCGTTGCGATCCCAGCGGTAGGCCAGATGCGCGTCGACCAGGGTGTAGCCGTCGCTCGGCGCTTCGTTCTGGGCGACATCCTTCTGGCGGCTGTAGCGGACCGCACCGACCGAGGCGCGCCAGCCGTCCTTCGACCAGCGCAGGTCGGCGCCGACGCGGGCCGGGGCGATGCGCGGCAGGTAGCCGGTGTTGGCCAGTTCCACCGAGTAGTTGTGGTTGTGGTCGCCATGCGGCACGGCGATGTCGAGGTTGCGGCTGCCGCTGCCATCCAGCTTGGCCTTCACGTAGTCGCCGAACACGCGCAGATCCCAATCACCGGCGCCGCCTTCGAACAGGTGCACCAGCGCTTCGGCTTCGGCACCGCGGAACACCGCATCCTGCTGCGTCCAGGCGCGAACCGGCAGGCCCTCGGTGACGCCGGTGTCGGCCAGGTAGATGAAGTCCTTGAACCTGGTCTGGTAGACCGACGCGGAGAAGTCCAGGCGTTCGCTGTGGGTGTGGATACCCAGTTCCACGCGCTGGCCGCGCTCGGTCTTCAGGTTGGCGTCGCCGATTTCCAGCGAGCGGGTGGCGATATGCGCGCCGGCGGCATACAGCTCTTCGTTGGTCGGTGCACGCTCGGAGCTGTCCACGCCGATGCGCAGGTCAACGGCATCGTTGAGCTTCCAGATGCCGGCCGCAGACAGGTTGGTGGCGCCGAAGGTGCGGCGGCGATAGTCACCGGTCGGGTCCAGCTTGACCTGGTCGTGGCGGCCGCCCAGTTCCAGCTTGAACGGGCCGAACTGCTTTTCCTGCAGTACGAACAGGCCGATGTTCTTCGTGCCGGTATCCGGAACGAACGCCTCTTCGCCCTTGGCACCGAAATCACTGTTGCCGAACTGCAGGCCGAAGGCGCCGTCCCAGCCGCCGATCTGCTGCTGCACCGCTTCCAGGCGCGCCTCGATGCCACGGTTGGTAAAGCGGGTGGACGGCGTGCCGGCTTCCAGCTCCACGTGTTCGTAGTCGGTGTAGGCCACGCGTGCATTGATGTTCTTCAGGAACGAGACCGGGTTGTAGATGCCGGCCTTGGTCTCGAAGCGGTTCTGCACCATGTCGATGCGCACGTCATGCTCGTCGCCGCCTTCCTCTTCATCGCCATGGTCGTGGCCGTGGTCATGGCCATGATCATCGCCATCGGCATGCACGTGCGCGCCATTGGGAATGCCGTAGTTGGTGCGATAGGTGCTGGCGGATACGCCGAAGTAGCCGCCGTCGCCCAGCCACGTTGCGCCGACACCGCCGGCGCGGGTGCGGATCGAGCTGTTGTCGAGGCGGCCGCGGCGCGGCTCTTCGCCTTCCTCGCCCGCGTGGTCATGGTCGTGATCGTGATGATCTTCAAGGCTGTCGATCACGGCATAGCCGGGAATGCGGTAGTCATCGCCATTGCGGACCAGGCCATCCACGTGCAGCACGACATTGCCGCTGACGCCATCGAGGCGGAACATGCCGCTACGTTCGTTGTTCACCGAATTGCCGCGCAGCTCGGCGCGGCCGCTCAGCGGGCGCTCCGGCAGCTCGCGCGCGATGCGGCCATCGACCACATTGACCGCGCCACCGATGGCGCCGCTGCCGAACAGCAGCGTGGCCGGGCCCTTCAGTACTTCGATCTGGTCGGCCAGGAACGGCTCGATGCTGGTGGCATGGTCGGCACTGACGGTGGAGGCATCCATGTTGCCCATGCCATTGGACAGCACGGCCACGCGCGGGCCTTCCTGGCCGCGGATGATCGGGCGGCCGACGCCAGGGCCGAAGAAGGTGCTCTGCACGCCGGGCAGTTTGGCCACGGTATCGCCGAGGGTGCCGGCCTTCTGCTCGTCCAGGCGCTCACCGGCCAGCACGTCCACCGGGCGCGCCAGCGATTCGGCATCGCCCTGCAGCGGCGACGCGGTGACCTGCACCGACGACAGTTCAGTCAGGTGGCGGTCACGATGGGAATCGTCTTCGCTGGCGGCGAAGGCAGCGGTCGGAAGCAGGGCGGTCAGGGCCAGGGCGAGGGAATGCGGCTTCAACCGCGGGGTACGGGCGGGCATCGGTGGGTCCTTTGTTACACTGTATCAATCGCTGGGCGCACGTATCCCGTCAGCGGGACAGGGGGAGGGAAACCGTGCGGGTCGGGAACAGATGTTATATTATTCCATAACGATTCGCCGACCCTGCTGGAAGTCATGTCCCTGTCCTCACGCCTGCGCCACCTGCTAGACCGTTTCGGCGCCACCGGTTCGATGCTGTGCGCGGTGCACTGCGCGGTGATCCCCGTGCTGCTGGCCGCGGCGCCGTCGCTGGGCCTGTCGTTCTGGCTGAGCGATGGGGTGGAACAGGCGCTGGTGGTGTTCGTCACCCTGCTCGGATTGTTCAGCCTGGTCTGGGGCTACCGCCGGCACGGTGCGCTGCGTGCGCTGGGCTTCCTGATTCCCGGCCTGGTCGCGTTGTGGGCCGGCGTGCTGTACGACCCGCTGCACCACAATGCGGTGCCACACGCGGTGGTGATGACCATCGGCGGCCTGCTGGTGGGGGTCGCCCATCTGGTCA includes the following:
- a CDS encoding TonB-dependent receptor — translated: MPARTPRLKPHSLALALTALLPTAAFAASEDDSHRDRHLTELSSVQVTASPLQGDAESLARPVDVLAGERLDEQKAGTLGDTVAKLPGVQSTFFGPGVGRPIIRGQEGPRVAVLSNGMGNMDASTVSADHATSIEPFLADQIEVLKGPATLLFGSGAIGGAVNVVDGRIARELPERPLSGRAELRGNSVNNERSGMFRLDGVSGNVVLHVDGLVRNGDDYRIPGYAVIDSLEDHHDHDHDHAGEEGEEPRRGRLDNSSIRTRAGGVGATWLGDGGYFGVSASTYRTNYGIPNGAHVHADGDDHGHDHGHDHGDEEEGGDEHDVRIDMVQNRFETKAGIYNPVSFLKNINARVAYTDYEHVELEAGTPSTRFTNRGIEARLEAVQQQIGGWDGAFGLQFGNSDFGAKGEEAFVPDTGTKNIGLFVLQEKQFGPFKLELGGRHDQVKLDPTGDYRRRTFGATNLSAAGIWKLNDAVDLRIGVDSSERAPTNEELYAAGAHIATRSLEIGDANLKTERGQRVELGIHTHSERLDFSASVYQTRFKDFIYLADTGVTEGLPVRAWTQQDAVFRGAEAEALVHLFEGGAGDWDLRVFGDYVKAKLDGSGSRNLDIAVPHGDHNHNYSVELANTGYLPRIAPARVGADLRWSKDGWRASVGAVRYSRQKDVAQNEAPSDGYTLVDAHLAYRWDRNASNSYEVFLDGSNLTNREVRPHTSLLRDYSPLPGRGVAFGIRAFF
- a CDS encoding MerC domain-containing protein codes for the protein MSLSSRLRHLLDRFGATGSMLCAVHCAVIPVLLAAAPSLGLSFWLSDGVEQALVVFVTLLGLFSLVWGYRRHGALRALGFLIPGLVALWAGVLYDPLHHNAVPHAVVMTIGGLLVGVAHLVNLRLNHGHVHDASCAH